In Deltaproteobacteria bacterium, one genomic interval encodes:
- a CDS encoding ABC transporter permease — protein sequence MSASLLVAADTLCAMRRRRQLLAGVLLCLGAAGSLLIAAARQDSAPRAAARPGPVRPPGPRARLEQQLAAKRADLRKAVESARRQRDYAHVELGRFRDFHARVLEQAKIPGLTLGSRPLSPDEIASLPGQFKADEREREAIFRRGRELDRDTSRKREAEIEVLKAERARLGTQPDAENRIEEPPPAAAGADAEKPPLVDQMAEGSAKLSLTAISFGGGLLALVLFCSGIASEIDDRTVRMLLSRPLSRADFLLGRCLGAALVLGAYWTLAGATLCACGAVHWIAASALGYVPWLGFCGSLLLGTLGLVLSLFIRPSLAGVLTWWVSTTSFRWLPPVYAIVPSFQPFNAAVTGEPIGGWDTVFASLYAVDVIAILIGLALYRFSRLDLA from the coding sequence ATGAGCGCGTCGCTCCTCGTCGCCGCCGACACGCTGTGCGCCATGCGCCGGCGTCGCCAGCTCCTGGCCGGGGTGCTGCTCTGTCTCGGCGCGGCGGGCTCGCTGCTGATCGCCGCCGCCCGCCAGGATAGCGCGCCCCGCGCCGCTGCCCGGCCGGGACCGGTCCGCCCGCCGGGCCCCCGCGCGAGGCTCGAACAGCAGCTCGCGGCCAAGCGTGCGGACCTCCGGAAGGCCGTCGAGTCGGCCCGACGGCAGCGGGATTACGCGCACGTCGAGCTGGGCAGGTTCAGAGACTTCCACGCGCGAGTGCTGGAGCAGGCGAAGATTCCGGGACTCACCCTCGGAAGCCGACCGCTCTCTCCCGATGAGATCGCGTCGCTCCCCGGACAATTCAAGGCGGACGAGCGCGAACGGGAGGCGATCTTCCGGCGGGGGCGCGAGCTCGATCGCGACACGAGCCGCAAGCGGGAAGCGGAGATCGAGGTGCTGAAGGCCGAGCGCGCCCGACTCGGCACGCAGCCCGACGCGGAGAACCGCATCGAGGAGCCGCCACCGGCGGCGGCAGGCGCGGACGCCGAGAAGCCGCCCCTCGTGGATCAGATGGCCGAGGGCTCGGCGAAGCTCTCCCTCACGGCGATCTCCTTCGGCGGCGGGCTTCTCGCGCTCGTGCTCTTCTGCTCCGGGATCGCCTCGGAGATCGACGACCGAACTGTCCGCATGCTCTTGTCGAGGCCCCTGTCGCGCGCGGACTTCCTTCTCGGCAGGTGCCTGGGGGCCGCGCTCGTGCTCGGTGCGTACTGGACGCTCGCTGGCGCGACCCTGTGTGCCTGCGGCGCCGTCCACTGGATCGCGGCCTCGGCCCTCGGGTACGTGCCATGGCTCGGGTTCTGCGGGAGCCTCCTCCTGGGGACCTTGGGTCTCGTCCTCTCGCTCTTCATCCGTCCCTCGCTCGCGGGCGTGCTCACCTGGTGGGTGTCGACGACTTCGTTTCGGTGGCTTCCGCCCGTGTACGCCATCGTCCCGAGCTTCCAGCCGTTCAATGCGGCGGTCACCGGCGAGCCCATCGGCGGCTGGGACACGGTGTTCGCTTCGCTCTATGCGGTGGACGTGATCGCGATCCTGATCGGGCTCGCGCTCTACCGCTTCTCGCGCCTCGACCTCGCGTAG
- a CDS encoding ABC transporter ATP-binding protein → MLAVEMRGVHKRYRASGDALRDLDLEVREGEAVALLGPNGAGKTTAISCLVDLVGPTRGTVALFGRPAAEPAIRARVGYLPQSVGFPDHYRADTLLAFHAALLGIPPAARAARVAEVLARVDLQSAARERLARYSPGMLQRLAFAQALLGDPDLLVLDEPTASLDPLARRRFSDILRDEKRRGKTILVSSHILSEVETICDRVAILKAGVLVRSGRLVELCLTGAVKLHVARLASPSIESLVSAGAEVALDAGGATVRCADDAVRRSADEILARHSIAIERVEPERSSLEEVFVAAVTGSTAA, encoded by the coding sequence ATGCTGGCGGTCGAGATGCGCGGGGTTCACAAGCGGTATCGGGCGTCCGGCGACGCGCTCCGCGATCTCGACCTCGAGGTGCGCGAGGGCGAGGCCGTGGCGCTCCTCGGGCCGAACGGCGCGGGGAAGACAACGGCGATCTCCTGTCTCGTCGATCTCGTCGGGCCAACGCGCGGCACGGTCGCGCTCTTCGGACGACCGGCCGCGGAGCCGGCCATCCGCGCCCGGGTCGGGTATCTCCCGCAGTCGGTGGGTTTCCCCGACCACTATCGCGCCGACACGCTGCTCGCCTTCCACGCGGCGCTGCTCGGGATTCCGCCGGCCGCCCGCGCGGCACGCGTCGCGGAGGTCCTCGCGCGCGTCGACCTGCAGTCGGCGGCTCGCGAGCGCCTCGCACGGTACTCGCCGGGGATGCTCCAGCGTCTCGCTTTCGCGCAGGCGTTGCTCGGCGATCCGGACCTCCTCGTCCTCGACGAGCCGACCGCGAGCCTCGATCCGCTCGCCCGCCGGCGGTTCTCGGACATCCTGCGCGACGAGAAGCGGCGGGGGAAGACGATCCTCGTGAGCTCCCACATCCTCTCCGAGGTGGAGACGATCTGCGATCGGGTGGCGATCCTGAAGGCGGGCGTCCTCGTCCGCTCGGGCCGGCTGGTCGAGCTCTGTCTCACCGGGGCCGTGAAGCTCCACGTCGCCCGTCTCGCCAGCCCCTCGATCGAATCCCTGGTGAGCGCGGGCGCGGAGGTCGCGCTGGATGCCGGAGGCGCGACCGTGCGCTGCGCGGACGACGCCGTCCGCCGGAGCGCGGACGAGATCCTGGCGCGCCATAGCATCGCGATCGAGCGCGTCGAGCCGGAGCGCTCGTCGCTCGAAGAGGTCTTCGTCGCCGCCGTCACGGGAAGCACAGCCGCATGA
- a CDS encoding TlpA family protein disulfide reductase, which translates to MNELAETVHGGAARGAAGAGLAKLVLFFAFAVFTVWIHYQVKFVRAPTWTGTVQALGALRVGARAPDFTTSDLDGHPVSLSGLRDRKAVLLEFWATWCPPCRMLKATLHEMRSELEATGVEVFTVNAGEPPDRVRAFVDKAGDDFRTVLDNGRTISVRYGVRTLPTMVLVDRRGTVRWIHVGHLPETGELRDLLHRLAGE; encoded by the coding sequence ATGAACGAGTTGGCCGAAACCGTACATGGCGGCGCCGCACGAGGCGCGGCGGGCGCCGGGCTCGCGAAGCTCGTGCTCTTCTTCGCCTTCGCGGTCTTCACGGTCTGGATCCATTACCAGGTGAAGTTCGTCCGGGCCCCTACCTGGACCGGGACCGTGCAGGCGCTCGGCGCGTTGCGGGTGGGTGCCCGCGCGCCGGATTTCACGACCTCGGACCTCGATGGTCATCCGGTCTCCCTTTCCGGGCTGCGTGACCGGAAGGCGGTCCTGCTGGAATTCTGGGCGACGTGGTGCCCGCCCTGTCGCATGTTGAAGGCCACACTCCACGAGATGCGGAGCGAGCTCGAGGCGACGGGCGTCGAGGTCTTCACCGTGAACGCGGGCGAGCCCCCGGATCGTGTCCGGGCGTTCGTCGACAAGGCGGGCGACGACTTCCGGACCGTGCTCGACAACGGGCGCACGATCTCGGTGCGCTACGGGGTGCGCACGCTGCCCACCATGGTGCTGGTCGACAGGCGGGGGACCGTGCGCTGGATCCACGTCGGACATCTGCCGGAGACGGGCGAGCTCCGCGACCTCCTCCACCGCCTCGCCGGAGAATAG